The sequence ATAATGATAAATCAACAGCAATTGTGAGGGTAACCGATATACCAATAAGACCCATATAGGGGAAGGTAAACGTTACACACTCATCGCCAAACAAATAGGCTACACCATCACAAGTGCCAAATACATTATTATCTactacaaataaaccttcaaggCCATGTTTCATAATCAACCTTCATCTTGTTTAGACGAAGAACAATTATCACCTACATTTTCCTCACCAGGATCTAATGCCACTATACAACAACTCCCATACCGTTTCGGCAGCAGCAACCATCGACCACTACTGGTTCTTGGACTGCAAGCAAGTAAAGTTTGATGTTTAGACAAATCATATTAGAACATAAAGTGTTGCAAGATTCGACATCAACAATTTTAAGGACCCACCCCAAAGTTCTTCGATGCATCCTTCACTTGCTCGGCCAACTCTTTCTTCTTCTGAGCAGCTGCATCAAGCAAATACAGTTTAGTATGGAGCAACTATGATGACcaaatcaacacaaatataaaacaaaaaagataccAATCTCAGATAATTCATCCATCTTCCTTGATGTCCTCACTGCAAATCTCTGGAATCTTGGGCTGGGTCAAAATGATGTACTATGTTAGAAAACAATTCACTGATGATACTTAATCTTCTTCAACAATATGTACATCACAACTCCAATTTAGAGAACAATGCACTATAAAAGTGGCCAAATATATGCACATAGACTAATAGAAGCCCCTCAAACAGGAAACAACAAATTGCCATTCCAATTCAAATATTTCTCAAAAACAGAGCTAGCTAGCCTCAGATGATCCTCTTGTTATAGAAACTACTACAGTTGTTAAAACCAACAGAAGTCATAAGGAGCTCTTATTatcatctttttgaaaaatataacataGGCACATTGCTTCTAGACATGTGCCCAAATATTTGACAAACATATAGTCCTCAAACTGGAAACAGCAAAATTGCCCTTTTGGTTCATAGATAttttatcaaagaaaaaaaaaaaaaaagcaagcCAGCCCAAGACAAACATGTTGTTGCAGTAACTACTGCTATCATCTCCGCAATCATTACAAGCCTACGAAAGTCATCATAGGCAGAGCCAACCCTTCTATGTAGCAAGTGGGGCAAAGGCCTAGGGAACCCAAAGTTGAGGGACCCCAAATTTTACAAATTAATTCACTAGTTATAACCTATTTCAGTATTTtgtattaatgatataaaaaaaaatttatctaTTAATCTTGAATcgatcatttaaaaaaaatctaactaTATTGTGCTCGCCTCTTATGTTTTGCTCTCTCATCTCACACTTCACTCTCGTTCTCTCTCATTATGCTCTCTCACTCTTTGTTTGAGTTCTCGATTTTGTTAAAATTCCATATTGCTTTCTAGATGTTTTTATTGCATATAGAATATTGTTGACTATACCAATTATTGTAACTTCCACAAAAGTAAGTTTTTCAAAACTACAattgataaaatcatattttgCGTCCTAATACGTCTTAAGAAAGGTTGAATAAGCTAGATATTTTATGCATAGAAAATAAGGTATTAGAGAAACTTAATCGTATTTTTCAAGTTTCATTTCTTATGGGGCCCTTTTTTCGATTCACTTAGGGCACTCGAAATGTCAGGACCAGCCCTAATCATAGGCTTCTATTTTAatcttagtaaaaaaaattatacaagtacaCTACAACCAGACCAACAAGAATCATGATACTTATGTTCCAAAGTCTAATATTGCTTCACAATCAGCAAAATGAAAACACCAATAGATGTGCAATGGCTCACACAATTGACAAAATGGCGGAATGAAGGAAAAACCTACGCAAAATCAATTGTTACTATTCACAAATCACAAAAAGGCAGGTTGCCACCCAGAACTATTTACAGCTCAAATGCTGAATAGTACCAAATTCACAGACTGCAACAAATTTTCTCCCAGAACTTTAAATCATTGATATAAGCCTCAGACATATCAAATTTGATACAAATATAATGATCATCTCCGAAAACCATTACAAGCCTACGGAAGTCATCAGAGGTTcctattttcaatttttttaaaaacaaacaATCAAACTGCAAAGCAAACCATCAAGAATCAAGGATCATTACACCCCTCTTCGAGAGTATCTTTTTAACCAGCAGTAAAAATGAAAGAACACCAATAAATATACAATAGCTCAAGGAATTGACCAAAAATAACCTAAACAAATATTGATCAACAACGAAGCATGATAAGAAAAGTTTTAGTTAAACCAGAAACAAGATTATAACATGTCAATTACAGAACCTAACAAAAGAATCCAACAATTTTCAATCGACACAATTAGCCTCAGACCgataaaatttgatataaagATCGATCATCTCCTCAATCATTACAAGCCTACGGAAGTCATCATCGGCAAACACTCTCGAAAACGAAAATTCATTACCCTAATTCGGAATCAGCAAGAAATTCATCATCATTCGACGAAAAATCTAATATCTACAATCTAACGCAGAGacaaacaaaatcaaattaccTGTTGGCAAGTCCATTTACGATGAGCTCGTTAGCGACATAAGAAAGCACCCTGTGAATGAAATTTCCGCCCCCGGCCATTCTTCAAATCACAAAAAAAGTCAAATCAATTGTAAAGAAAAATGTATGGtaaaattgattttttgttCGAACCAGATTTCAACTACCTGAAAAGCGATCACTAATAGAAACCCTAATTATAGATCAACAAGAATGTTTCGTGTCCACACCTAAGTTAACCTTCATATTTAAAGCGAATACTATGGGCCGGGCTTCTCTCCAGATGATCAATTGGGcccacttttttctttttccaatttTGTTGGGTGataaattggaattataaagttgcattttctttttctaaagtAATACTTAACGGAACCGATCACAtatccaccgtgggcaagcatagtTCAAAGTTTAAACAATATAAAAtcagtatataattttttatttgataaaatcagtataattatttattaatggaGACTTGGATCTATTTCCTCCTGTGCTCAAACCAGAATTTTcctaatataaattatacttatgaattaataaaattagtacATTCTTTCGTGCGATGCACAAAccacaatatatttatttatttttaaaattttcaaatatataaaattatcaaaatattgttatttatgagttagattaattggtaacaaaaaaatatgttaatttaaatattagtatttgatttaaaatagtgtagaataacaatattatcaacttaatgaatataatattaaatttatgagtattatataataataataataataataataataataataataataataataataataataataataataataattaaatttatagattgtaaagaaaataatttaaatcaaacttattttgagcaaataacactatatcatcaatataacaaaattaatagccattatataataattttgggctcttaaaatttcaaactatattattattaaaagttcataattattatttcaaaaaaatcatatttaaatagaaaaaaactaattaaaaattagtaaaaatatgaataatttaaaaataaaaacataacaataaatatgtttatttaaataaaaataatccgtacacataattaaataaatctatataatatttaaaattataattttaatatatataacttttttttttacaaattcatattaaaatgaaaacaaatttaTTACTCCTTAACTGCATTAAaaactattactccctccgtccacaatttaaagccccactttggtgtgggcacggagactaagaaagctgaaaaaggtgatgtggatgaaagaAAATGATAGTGGTTAAAGGAttagattacttttactaatttgtGATTAGGAGATTGCTTTtaatttttagatttatttttatatgcatttgtaatttattttacttattttttcttttatagttttctgttttttttttattcttcctTATTTCTCATTTATTTTAACTTTGAATTCCTTACTTGTACAAACTGGACTtcgatttttttgttttttttaatctgcttttttttcttttacaaacAGGCAGAAATTATCAAATTTTAAATAGCTGAAAAACCGAATGGAATGAAATCAACAAATTAAAAGCTGTAGTAAAAAAAGGAGGGAATAGAATATTTCATTGAAGAAACCAAGAAACAAGt comes from Salvia miltiorrhiza cultivar Shanhuang (shh) chromosome 3, IMPLAD_Smil_shh, whole genome shotgun sequence and encodes:
- the LOC131016533 gene encoding uncharacterized protein LOC131016533 is translated as MAGGGNFIHRVLSYVANELIVNGLANSPRFQRFAVRTSRKMDELSEIAAQKKKELAEQVKDASKNFGSKNQ